A portion of the Lolium rigidum isolate FL_2022 chromosome 1, APGP_CSIRO_Lrig_0.1, whole genome shotgun sequence genome contains these proteins:
- the LOC124704037 gene encoding uncharacterized protein LOC124704037, giving the protein MSADLLQNCDLLPPAKLFGPLPTLQRLESAAGADNHHKGDGGGGGNGSLLRALRLLQSWAREAEEKLAAAGASNGGLAALLLRDSAALSAHRRWVMMLEADNSVLRAGGAPAGADPGEGEDGSVGVAAAWWVALAVYGGVICR; this is encoded by the exons ATGTCCGCCGATCTGCTCCAGAACTGCGACCTGCTGCCTCCGGCCAAGCTCTTCGGCCCCTTGCCTACCCTGCAGAG GCTGGAGAGTGCGGCGGGCGCGGACAACCACCAcaagggcgacggcggcgggggcggcaacGGCAGCCTGCTGCGAGCGCTGCGGCTGTTGCAGTCGTGGGCGCGCGAGGCGGAGGAGAAGCTGGCCGCGGCGGGCGCCAGCAACGGCGGCCTGGCCGCGCTGCTCCTGCGCGACTCGGCGGCGCTATCCGCGCACCGACGGTGGGTCATGATGCTCGAGGCCGATAACTCCGTTCTCAGAGCGGGAGGAGCCCCCGCCGGCGCGGACCCGGGGGAGGGCGAGGACGGCTCGGTGGGGGTGGCCGCCGCGTGGTGGGTGGCGCTCGCGGTCTACGGTGGCGTGATTTGTCGGTAA